From a single Brassica napus cultivar Da-Ae chromosome C9, Da-Ae, whole genome shotgun sequence genomic region:
- the LOC106427378 gene encoding glutathione S-transferase T3-like → MNPLNQHSQSSGYMGLLQRQQSGALHQNSPYESFHSEASDFPQFSSQQGEAPTPPSDTPVERGKRHIWSPADDELLISAWLNTSKDTIVSNYQKAGTFWERVGDYFLVALLSRDGRQSSEHLHYKQRWHKINEQTNKFCGAYAAAERHEQKWLSLNTTKASASSKRKPVETDSQTSPINVGDEEVRPEGVKAAKAKRSNAKGDITTVWEMRTDNLDRKEKLSKLAILDTLLAKTQPLTTAEEEAKNKLLAQYI, encoded by the exons ATGAATCCATTGAATCAGCATAGTCAGTCCTCTGGCTATATGGGTCTTCTTCAACGTCAACAGAGCGGTGCTCTGCATCAAAACTCTCCTTATGAGAGTTTTCATTccgaagcttctgacttccctCAATTCAGTTCTCAACAAGGCGAGGCTCCAACTCCACCTTCTGATACACCCGTGGAGCGTGGGAAGAGACACATATGGAGTCCAGCGGATGACGAACTTCTAATCAGTGCCTGGTTAAACACGTCTAAGGATACAATTGTGTCAAATTACCAAAAGGCTGGGACGTTCTGGGAGCGAGTAGGAGATTATTTCTTAGTAGCACTACTTAGTAGAGATGGTCGTCAGAGTAGTGAACATCTCCACTATAAACAGAGGTGGCACAAGATCAATGAGCAAACTAACAAGTTCTGTGGTGCATATGCGGCTGCGGAGAG GCATGAACAGAAATGGCTTAGCCTCAACACCACTAAAGCTTCTGCAAGTTCAAAGAGGAAACCCGTTGAAACAGACTCCCAAACTTCCCCAATCAATGTTGGTGATGAAGAGGTACGACCGGAAGGGGTAAAGGCAGCAAAAGCGAAGAGGAGTAATGCAAAGGGGGATATAACCACGGTCTGGGAGATGAGAACGGACAATTTGGACAGGAAAGAGAAACTGTCAAAGCTTGCAATCTTAGACACTCTCCTTGCGAAAACCCAACCACTAACTACggctgaagaagaagccaagaaCAAGCTGCTCGCGCAATATATCTAG
- the LOC106427377 gene encoding uncharacterized protein At1g43920, Chloroplastic-like translates to MSSDSTAESSTVNTYGIRGFPASCVCGTKTTIYTSETNKNPGRPFFRCLTRRKNHLFKWVEEAVYEEVQDALPKIVLLEAELNKEKSDIEDLKGVVTELMEEVVRAKTEVKRCKVMMTILFVIMCVIIIVLLVSLM, encoded by the exons ATGAGTTCGGATTCGACAGCTGAGAGTTCAACCGTGAACACATACGGTATTCGTGGGTTTCCGGCGAGCTGTGTTTGCGGGACTAAGACAACAATCTACACGTCTGAGACTAACAAGAATCCGGGGAGACCTTTCTTCAGATGTCTTACGAGAAGAAAG AACCACTTGTTTAAATGGGTTGAGGAGGCTGTTTATGAAGAGGTTCAAGATGCCTTACCAAAGATTGTACTGCTTGAAGCTGAGCTTAACAAAGAAAAATCTGATATTGAAGATTTGAAAGGCGTGGTCACTGAGTTGATGGAAGAGGTTGTAAGAGCCAAAACAGAGGTGAAGAGGTGTAAGGTGATGATGACGATCTTGTTTGTGATCATGTGCGTGATCATCATTGTCCTACTAGTTAGTTTGATGTAG
- the LOC125592500 gene encoding uncharacterized protein LOC125592500 produces the protein MEGNQRQARAIGTYDQPNIHGSRLGIRAPVVENNNFEIKSSLINMIENNKYHAHTWEKNLPSDSITTWNECKTAFLNKFFSSSRTAKLRNEISGFQRYWSQCPHHGFTKESLLSTFYRGVLPKFRSQMDTASNEFFLGRTEEDPEKLVENMDQSDSVYNDEHDRSSKGSGRDDQNTRKELKALQDKFDKLLSDRAKQEKVNSVGEQKQEGIVVVSEVDGLEGQEELCFVNANGTWYKKEPNFQYNNYQQKPFYNNQQGGYQARENYSQGFSSKGNQSTQGQVGSSTSAPEESSTDAMLKQILESQTRSEKHIGYELKNLHTKVDGSYNDLSNKFLQISSHFKTL, from the exons ATGGAGGGGAATCAGCGCCAAGCTAGAGCTATTGGCACCTATGATCAACCCAATATACATGGGAGTAGGCTGGGTATCAGGGCACCAGttgtggagaacaacaactttgagatcaaatccaGCTTGATCAACATgatagagaacaacaagtatcatg CTCACACATGGGAGAAGAACCTTCCAagtgactctatcaccacttggaaTGAATGCAAGACAGCCTTCCtcaacaagttcttctctaGCTCAAGGACTGCCAAGCTTAGGAATGAGATCTCTGGGTTTCAACGCTACTGGTCTCAATGCCCACATCATGGTTTCACCAAGGAGAGTCTGCTCAGTACCTTCTATAGAGGAGTTTTACCTAAGTTCAGAAGCCAGATGGATACTGCTAGCAATgagttcttcttggggagaactgaagAAGATCCTGAGAAACTTGTAGAGAACATGGATCAGAGTGATTCAGTCTACAATGATGAGCATGATAGAAGCAGCAAAGGCAGTGGAAGAGATGATCAGAACACAAGGAAAGAGTTGAAGGCTCTACAAGACAAGTTTGATAAGCTTCTCTCAGATAGAGCTAAACAAGAGAAGGTGAACTCTGTTGGTGAGCAGAAACAAGAGGGGATTGTTGTGGTAAGTGAAGTTGATGGTCTAGAAGGTCAGGAAGAATTGTGCTTTGTGAATGCTAATGGGACATGGTACAAAAAGGAGCCTAattttcagtacaacaactaccaacaaaagcccttctacaacaaccaacaaGGTGGTTACCAAGCTAGGGAAAACTACTCTCAAGGCTTCTCCTCCAAAGGAAATCAGTCTACCCAAGGCCAAGTCGGATCTTCTACCTCTGCTCCAGAAGAGAGTAGCACTGATGCAATGTTGAAACAGATCTTAGAGTCCcaaactagaagtgagaagcacatTGGATATGAGCTGAAGAACCTTCACACCAAAGTTGATGGAAGCTATAATGACCTCAGCAACAAGTTCCTACAAATCTCCTCTCACTTCAAGACTTTGTAG